A single region of the Ctenopharyngodon idella isolate HZGC_01 chromosome 21, HZGC01, whole genome shotgun sequence genome encodes:
- the fech gene encoding ferrochelatase, mitochondrial: MAVLGGACRLMQLVRRSPSVSLCTSAFLRRQSTAAAAAFASSPTPETQENRKPKTGILMLNMGGPEKLEDVHDFLLRLFMDTDLMQLPVQNKLGPFIAKRRTPKIQEQYSKIGGGSPIKAWTTMQGEGMVKLLDEMCPETAPHKFYIGFRYVHPLTEEAIEQMEKDEVERAVAFTQYPQYSCSTTGSSLNAIYRYYSNRTDRPKMRWSVIDRWPTHPLLVECFAEHVRNELEKFPPEKRDDVVILFSAHSLPLSVVNRGDPYPQEVGATVQRVMDRLGHCNPYRLVWQSKVGPMAWLGPQTDEVIKGLCQRGKKNLLLVPIAFTSDHIETLHELDIEYSQILGEECGVENIRRAESLNGNPLFFRALADLVQSHLKSNEPCSRQLTLRCPLCVNPTCGQTKAFFASQKP, from the exons ATGGCGGTTTTGGGAGGCGCGTGCCGGCTCATGCAGC tGGTCAGACGCAGTCCCTCCGTGAGTTTGTGCACGAGCGCGTTTCTCAGACGACAGTCGACGGCCGCAGCAGCTGCATTTGCCAGTTCACCCACTCCGGAGACTCAAGAGAACAG AAAACCCAAAACAGGGATTCTGATGTTGAACATGGGCGGCCCGGAGAAACTCGAAGACGTGCATGATTTTCTCTTGCGGCTCTTCATGGACACAGACCTCATGCAACTTCCTGTGCAAAA TAAACTCGGCCCTTTCATTGCCAAAAGACGCACACCAAAGATCCAAGAGCAGTACAGCAAGATCGGAGGAGGGTCTCCCATCAAAGCCTGGACCACCATGCAGGGGGAAGGAATGGTCAAACTCCTTGACGAAATGTGTCCAGAGACAG ctCCTCATAAGTTTTATATCGGTTTCCGGTACGTTCATCCTCTGACTGAGGAAGCCATCGAGCAGATGGAGAAGGATGAAGTCGAGAGAGCCGTGGCCTTTACACAGTACCCACAATACAGCTGCTCCACCACAG GCAGCAGTCTGAACGCTATATACAGATACTACAGCAACCGCACTGACAGGCCAAAGATGCGCTGGAGTGTGATTGACAGGTGGCCGACACACCCTCTACTGGTTGAG TGTTTTGCTGAACACGTTCGTAACGAGCTGGAGAAGTTTCCTCCGGAGAAGAGAGATGACGTGGTGATTCTGTTCTCGGCTCACTCGCTGCCGCTCTCT gtggTGAACAGGGGCGATCCGTACCCACAGGAGGTTGGCGCTACAGTTCAGAGGGTGATGGACCGGTTAGGCCACTGTAACCCCTACAGACTCGTCTGGCAGTCAAAG GTGGGGCCGATGGCGTGGCTGGGGCCGCAGACTGATGAGGTCATCAAGGGCCTGTGTCAGCGCGGGAAGAAGAATCTCCTGCTGGTGCCCATCGCTTTCACCAGCGACCACATCGAAACTCTGCACGAACTCGACATCGAGTACTCACAGATCCTCGGAGAAGag tgtgGAGTGGAGAACATCAGACGAGCAGAATCTCTGAATGGAAATCCACTGTTCTTCAGG gcGTTGGCTGATCTGGTTCAGTCCCATCTGAAGTCCAACGAGCCGTGTTCCCGCCAGCTCACCCTCCGCTGTCCGCTGTGCGTCAACCCCACCTGCGGTCAGACCAAGGCCTTTTTCGCCAGCCAGAAaccctga
- the LOC127504291 gene encoding proteoglycan 4-like: MVIRQGVNSPCRKTKTQTETKTIQQPHSKTRSVVKTRLPRPKPSQSRPEVWSRPDLQDQEQNQEKDQRCSQGQTSKTKSMTNQDQKCSQDQTSKTKTKPIKTRGVVKTRHPRLKPRPIKTRGVVKTRPPRPKPRPMKTRPPRPRTKPRAIEIGLALGFGFGLGGLVLTTPLVSIGLALGFVLGLGGVVKTRPPSPKPKPRARPIKTRPPSPKPRARPIKTRGVVRTRPPRPKPRARPIKTRGVVKTRPPSPKPRARPIKTRPPSPKPRARPIKTRGVVRTRPPRPKPRARPIKTRPPSPKPRARPIKTRGVVRTRPPRPKPRARPIKTRGVVKTRPPSPKPRARPIKTRPPRPKPRARPIKTRGVVKTRPPSPKPRPIKTRPPSPKPRARPIKTRGVVRTRPPRPKPRPIKTRPLRPRTRTKPRARPIETKGVVKTRPPRPKTRARPIKTRPPSPKPRARPIKTRPPRPKPRARPIKTRGVVKTRPPSPKPRPIKTRPPSPKPRARPIKTRGVVRTRPPRPKPRPIKTRPLRPRTRTKPRARPIETKGVVKTRPPRPKTRARPIKTRPPSPKPRARPIKTRGVVKTRPPSPKPRARPIKTRPPSPKPRARPIKTRGVVRTRPPKPRARPIKTRPPSPKPKPRARPIKTRPPSPKPRARPIKTRGVVRTRPPKPRARPIKTRGVDKTRPPSPKPRARPIKTRPPSPKPKPRARPIKTRPPSPKPRARPIKTRGVVKTRPPSPKPRPIKTRPLRPRTRTKPRARPIETRGVVKTRPPRSI, translated from the exons ATGGTTATACGACAAGGAGTGAACTCTCCTTGTCGTAAGACCAAGACCCAAACCGAAACCAAGACAATTCAACAGCCACACAGCAAAACCAGAAGTGTAGTCAAGACCAGACTTCCAAGACCAAAACCAAGCCAATCAAGACCAGAGGTGTGGTCAAGACCAGACCTCCAAGACCAAGAACAAAACCAAGAGAAAGACCAGAGGTGTAGTCAAGGCCAGACCTCCAAAACCAAAAGCATGACCAATCAAGACCAGAAGTGTAGTCAAGATCAGACCTCCAAGACCAAAACCAAGCCAATCAAGACCAGAGGTGTAGTAAAGACCAGACATCCAAGACTAAAACCAAGACCAATCAAGACCAGAGGTGTAGTCAAGACCAGACCCCCAAGACCAAAACCGAGACCAATGAAGACCAGACCTCCAAGACCAAGAACAAAACCAAGAGCAATCGAGATTGGTCTTGCTCTTGGTTTTGGTTTTGGACTTGGAGGTCTGGTCTTGACTACACCTCTGGTCTCGATTGGTCTTGCTCTTGGTTTTGTTCTTGGTCTTGGAG GTGTAGTCAAGACCAGACCTCCAAGTCCAAAACCAAAACCAAGAGCAAGACCAATCAAGACCAGACCACCAAGTCCAAAACCAAGAGCAAGACCAATTAAGACCAGAGGTGTAGTCAGGACCAGACCTCCAAGACCAAAACCAAGAGCAAGACCAATCAAGACTAGAGGTGTAGTCAAGACCAGACCTCCAAGTCCAAAACCAAGAGCAAGACCAATCAAGACCAGACCTCCAAGTCCAAAACCAAGAGCAAGACCAATTAAGACCAGAGGTGTAGTCAGGACCAGACCTCCAAGACCAAAACCAAGAGCAAGACCAATCAAGACCAGACCTCCAAGTCCAAAACCAAGAGCAAGACCAATTAAGACCAGAGGTGTAGTCAGGACCAGACCTCCAAGACCAAAACCAAGAGCAAGACCAATCAAGACTAGAGGTGTAGTCAAGACCAGACCTCCAAGTCCAAAACCAAGAGCAAGACCAATCAAGACCAGACCTCCAAGACCAAAACCAAGAGCAAGACCAATTAAGACCAGAGGTGTAGTCAAGACCAGACCTCCAAGTCCAAAACCAAGACCAATCAAGACCAGACCTCCAAGTCCAAAACCAAGAGCAAGACCAATTAAGACCAGAGGTGTAGTCAGGACCAGACCTCCAAGACCAAAACCAAGACCAATCAAGACCAGACCTCTAAGACCAAGGACAAGAACAAAACCAAGAGCAAGACCAATCGAGACCAAAGGTGTAGTCAAGACCAGACCTCCAAGACCAAAAACAAGAGCAAGACCAATCAAGACCAGACCTCCAAGTCCAAAACCAAGAGCAAGACCAATCAAGACCAGACCTCCAAGACCAAAACCAAGAGCAAGACCAATTAAGACCAGAGGTGTAGTCAAGACCAGACCTCCAAGTCCAAAACCAAGACCAATCAAGACCAGACCTCCAAGTCCAAAACCAAGAGCAAGACCAATTAAGACCAGAGGTGTAGTCAGGACCAGACCTCCAAGACCAAAACCAAGACCAATCAAGACCAGACCTCTAAGACCAAGGACAAGAACAAAACCAAGAGCAAGACCAATCGAGACCAAAGGTGTAGTCAAGACCAGACCTCCAAGACCAAAAACAAGAGCAAGACCAATCAAGACCAGACCTCCAAGTCCAAAACCAAGAGCAAGACCAATCAAGACTAGAGGTGTAGTCAAGACCAGACCTCCAAGTCCAAAACCAAGAGCAAGACCAATCAAGACCAGACCTCCAAGTCCAAAACCAAGAGCAAGACCAATTAAGACCAGAGGTGTAGTCAGGACCAGACCTCCAAAACCAAGAGCAAGACCAATCAAGACCAGACCTCCAAGTCCAAAACCAAAACCAAGAGCAAGACCAATCAAGACCAGACCTCCAAGTCCAAAACCAAGAGCAAGACCAATTAAGACCAGAGGTGTAGTCAGGACCAGACCTCCAAAACCAAGAGCAAGACCAATCAAGACTAGAGGTGTAGACAAGACCAGACCTCCAAGTCCAAAACCAAGAGCAAGACCAATCAAGACCAGACCTCCAAGTCCAAAACCAAAACCAAGAGCAAGACCAATCAAGACCAGACCTCCAAGTCCAAAACCAAGAGCAAGACCAATCAAGACTAGAGGTGTAGTCAAGACCAGACCTCCAAGTCCAAAACCAAGACCAATCAAGACCAGACCTCTAAGACCAAGGACAAGAACAAAACCAAGAGCAAGACCAATTGAGACCAGAGGTGTAGTCAAGACCAGACCTCCAAGATCAAtataa